The Vibrio sp. 10N DNA window GTGGCTAAAAGAGTTCGATAACGACGAGCGTAACTTTCAAGGCGTAGTGAGCTTCACTCTGCGCCACCCTTACACTGGCGAAAAGATTGAAATGCAGCGCCCATTGACGCGTACCAGCGTCATTCGAAGCCGTACCAGCTCTACGCCTATCTACCGTCCGGTTGTCACTCTGCCAATGACTATTGCGGGCAAAACTGTCGACACCGAAGTCAACCTGACCGATCGTAGCAGCTTTAGCGCACCGATACTGATTGGCAAAACCTTTCTTGCCAATAACGCATGGGTGATGGCGGGGTATGATTACCTTCAAGAGCAGAAAGATGCACAAGTGATTGGTCGCCGTGAATCCGGCTCGGTGGCAGATGTGCCGGTAGACGTAAGTATCTCTTTGTCGAACAACTACAGCATTCTCAATGCGCAAAATATTGAAGTGGACAAAAAAGCCAATTCAGTGAGTTTCGATTTGGTCGGCAAGGAAGGCGCACAAAAACGTGTGACCTATCCGCTAGTGAAAATGCTCTCCGTGTCTGGTAATGATTACCCAATGATTTTTGTGCCATTTAAAGGTGGTAAGGACTTCGAAGGTATCATTGAGGTGTACCTTAAGGATCGTTCTAAAAAGAGCACTCAGTTGCGCCTTGGATTGAATACACTGAATAAGAATTTTATTGTCGATACTGGTGTGAAAGGCAAGCTGGATAAGAAAAAACAAAGTTTTTCAGCTCGTATGAAAGACAAGCCGCTGGTGGTCTCACCAACGGAAAGCTTGATCCTCGATGGTGTTCAGCTTGATGCCGAACCGTCGTTTGCGGTGAACACGCCGCTGCTCAAAGTCAGCAGTTTTGAAATCATTGAAGCTAAGGGGCGCGACAAAGTGGAGTACTACTTGTCGAGTGACTTAGGCAATGAAGAGAAGATCCGCAAAACCATTTTACGCCGCATCAAAGTGGGCGATACGGTAAGGCCGGTGGTCGATGGTGAGTTCATCGTTGGTGATCGCACCGTGACGGTGGAGTTTGCGCTTGAAGCCCTCGATAGCGATGAAGGGGATAAGCCATACTTTATCATCGGTAAGAAAGCCACCAAGGCGGGCGTACTGGTGAACACCCGCAGTGAGAACCTACTCGATGCCTACCCTGTGTTTACGGCAGGTCATATTGAAAATGCCA harbors:
- a CDS encoding putative ATP-dependent zinc protease, translating into MKTTATKLALILATMTSGWAMAAPDLSTTQAPVLSIEDKIVLGRVESVYYQDIEALEGIPFVGKIDTGADTTSMHAEDIKVISNNPKYQGLSDENLMQTIVDEYGGSASDWWLKEFDNDERNFQGVVSFTLRHPYTGEKIEMQRPLTRTSVIRSRTSSTPIYRPVVTLPMTIAGKTVDTEVNLTDRSSFSAPILIGKTFLANNAWVMAGYDYLQEQKDAQVIGRRESGSVADVPVDVSISLSNNYSILNAQNIEVDKKANSVSFDLVGKEGAQKRVTYPLVKMLSVSGNDYPMIFVPFKGGKDFEGIIEVYLKDRSKKSTQLRLGLNTLNKNFIVDTGVKGKLDKKKQSFSARMKDKPLVVSPTESLILDGVQLDAEPSFAVNTPLLKVSSFEIIEAKGRDKVEYYLSSDLGNEEKIRKTILRRIKVGDTVRPVVDGEFIVGDRTVTVEFALEALDSDEGDKPYFIIGKKATKAGVLVNTRSENLLDAYPVFTAGHIENATVEGLSFPVKLDTGADVSSMNATNIKQFEKDGKKMVTFTYSNDMGMKQEFTREVVDVMRIRAKAGEEANVRPVVNMRVKLGEVEKTVRVNLQDRSRFHYSMILGKNFLKYGVVVSSDENFLLGNEIGSH